One region of Colius striatus isolate bColStr4 chromosome 26, bColStr4.1.hap1, whole genome shotgun sequence genomic DNA includes:
- the LOC133627896 gene encoding inhibin beta C chain-like — translation MTAAVVFLLLGLLRLAAAKAARCPACGLAALAPAAQRDALLALAKQSILSKLRLPDRPSVTQPTSRRALLAALRRMRAQRLPVAPGAPRGSGTPQLHPATGLQRYEVLSFAEPGSSTSRRVRLHFRFAPELAGSAEILQATLYLFWAAPGPGTHPVTVRLLHSDPTGLNVSVANETRLEVQRAGWAALDVGRAVQKLFSRRMQRLTVELEAEEGGGFPLLAEHGDSHWPFVAAQARAGARQRVRRRSTDCSGDARTCCRREFFVDFKEIGWEDWIIQPEGYHMNYCTGLCPLHMAGIPGLAASFHTAVLNLIKANNAAAALGSCCVPTQRRPLSLLYYDRDSNIVKTDIPDMIVDACGCS, via the exons ATGACGGCCGCGGTGGTTTTCCTGCTCCTGGGTCTCCTGAGGCTTGCAGCCGCCAAGGCAGCGCGGTGCCCAGCCTGCGGGCTGGCAGCCCTGGCCCCCGCGGCGCAGCGCGATGCCCTGCTGGCGCTGGCAAAGCAGAGCATCCTCTCCAAGCTGCGCTTGCCAGACAGGCCCAGCGTCACCCAGCCCACGTCCCGGAGAGCCCTGCTGGCCGCGCTCCGCAGGATGCGTGCGCAGCGCCTGCCCGTGGCCCCGGGGGCGCCCCGCGGCAGCGGCACCCCGCAGCTGCACCCCGCCACGGGGCTGCAGCGCTACGAGGTCTTGAGCTTTGCTGAGCCAG GCTCCTCCACCTCCCGCCGTGTCCGTCTGCATTTCCGCTTCGCTCCGGAGCTGGCTGGGAGCGCCGAGATCCTACAAGCCACCCTCTACCTGTTCTGGGCAGCCCCCGGGCCCGGGACACACCCTGTCACCGTCAGACTCCTGCACTCAGACCCAACCGGGCTCAACGTGAGCGTGGCCAACGAGACGAGGCTGGAGGTGCAAAGGGCCGGCTGGGCTGCGCTGGACGTGGGCAGAGCTGTCCAGAAGCTCTTCAGCCGAAGGATGCAGAGGCTGACTGTGGAGCTGGAGGCGGAGGAGGGCGGTGGATTCCCCCTCCTGGCTGAGCACGGCGATTCCCACTGGCCGTTCGTGGCAGCCCAGGCCCGGGCCGGGGCTCGGCAGCGTGTCCGGCGGCGCAGCACCGACTGCAGCGGGGACGCTCGGACGTGCTGCCGCAGGGAGTTCTTTGTGGACTTCAAGGAGATCGGCTGGGAGGATTGGATCATCCAGCCAGAGGGGTACCACATGAACTACTGCACCGGGCTGTGTCCCTTGCACATGGCCGGCATCCCTGGGCTGGCTGCCTCCTTCCACACGGCCGTCCTCAACCTCATCAAAGCCAACAACGCGGCCGCGGCGCTGGGCTCCTGCTGCGTGCCCACGCAGCGCCGGCCGCTCTCGCTGCTCTACTACGACAGGGACAGCAACATCGTCAAGACCGACATCCCCGACATGATTGTCGATGCCTGTGGCTGTAGCTGA